Proteins from a genomic interval of Acetobacterium woodii DSM 1030:
- a CDS encoding PHP domain-containing protein, with protein sequence MKIKHDMHTHTTYSHGKNTIAEMVEQARQIGLTAITISDHGRSHPVFGVKKENFAKMRAEIDVLNKKYDDIDIYLSVESNIIGANGNIDIGEEEKKYCDWISAGYHYGYIPASIKDIFVFSLPNYAARVLPFLKKYVVRMNTRTYIKMMKRYNIKLITHPGDKIPIDVDAVAKVAAENDVILEINPRHDHLNAEEIKIAMKYPVNFAINSDAHTRQALGDMRDTPQIIKDAGIPISRIVNIEE encoded by the coding sequence ATGAAAATAAAACATGATATGCATACCCATACCACCTATAGTCACGGCAAAAATACCATTGCGGAAATGGTCGAGCAAGCCCGCCAGATTGGCTTAACAGCGATCACCATTTCCGATCATGGCCGAAGTCATCCGGTGTTTGGGGTCAAAAAAGAGAATTTTGCCAAAATGCGGGCGGAAATAGATGTCCTGAATAAAAAATACGACGATATCGATATTTATTTGTCGGTTGAGTCCAATATCATCGGAGCAAACGGAAATATTGATATTGGGGAAGAAGAAAAAAAATATTGCGACTGGATCAGTGCCGGGTATCATTATGGCTATATTCCAGCCAGCATCAAAGATATTTTTGTTTTTTCATTGCCAAATTATGCGGCCCGGGTGCTGCCGTTTTTAAAAAAATACGTGGTGCGGATGAACACCCGAACCTATATCAAAATGATGAAGCGTTACAATATTAAACTGATTACGCATCCCGGCGATAAAATCCCGATTGATGTGGATGCGGTTGCAAAAGTCGCGGCTGAAAATGACGTAATTTTGGAAATCAACCCCCGCCACGATCATTTAAACGCTGAAGAAATAAAAATTGCCATGAAATATCCGGTAAACTTCGCGATCAATAGCGATGCTCATACCCGTCAGGCGTTAGGGGATATGCGCGATACGCCGCAAATCATTAAAGATGCCGGGATTCCGATTAGCCGGATTGTTAATATCGAAGAATAA
- the murB gene encoding UDP-N-acetylmuramate dehydrogenase, whose amino-acid sequence MNKTIEELKAVLAAENISENEPMKNHTSFKVGGPADLFLRPQSKEELEKVLKICKASGKPFYVMGNGSNLIVRDGGYSGIIINTKALNLVKVEGETLIAEPGISLKDLANIALEEKLTGIEFASGIPGSLGGAVTMNAGAYDGEMKKIITSIQVITEDGTIKTIPQAACAFGYRSSVLQANNWVLSSVEIQLKHGNYQEIKDKMLDLNTQRATKQPLEYPSAGSTFRRPEGYYAGKLVQDAGFRGHRVGGAQVSEKHSGFVINRDGATAADILNLIGAIQAGVSSQFGVELKTEVIVIGQD is encoded by the coding sequence ATGAATAAGACAATCGAAGAATTAAAAGCTGTTTTGGCAGCTGAAAATATAAGCGAAAATGAACCCATGAAAAACCATACATCCTTTAAGGTAGGAGGGCCGGCGGATCTTTTTTTAAGGCCTCAATCAAAAGAAGAATTAGAAAAAGTTTTAAAGATTTGCAAAGCATCGGGAAAACCCTTTTATGTTATGGGAAACGGCAGTAATCTGATTGTTCGGGATGGTGGTTACAGCGGGATCATCATTAATACCAAAGCACTTAATCTCGTTAAAGTGGAAGGGGAAACCCTGATTGCCGAACCAGGAATCAGCCTAAAAGATTTGGCTAACATTGCGCTGGAAGAAAAACTGACCGGAATCGAATTCGCTTCCGGGATTCCCGGCAGTTTAGGCGGAGCCGTTACGATGAATGCCGGTGCCTACGACGGCGAAATGAAAAAAATCATTACCAGCATTCAGGTGATTACCGAAGATGGAACCATAAAAACCATCCCGCAAGCGGCGTGTGCGTTTGGTTATCGCAGCAGTGTTTTACAAGCCAATAATTGGGTTTTGAGCAGTGTGGAAATTCAGCTTAAACATGGGAATTATCAGGAAATTAAAGATAAAATGCTGGATCTGAATACCCAGAGAGCGACCAAGCAACCGCTTGAATATCCCAGTGCCGGTAGCACTTTTCGGCGGCCGGAAGGTTATTACGCCGGTAAGCTGGTGCAGGATGCCGGTTTTCGAGGTCACCGCGTCGGCGGGGCACAAGTTTCAGAGAAACATAGCGGTTTTGTAATTAATAGAGATGGGGCTACGGCGGCCGATATTTTAAACCTCATCGGGGCCATTCAGGCTGGTGTTAGTAGTCAATTCGGGGTCGAATTAAAAACCGAGGTTATTGTCATCGGCCAGGATTAA
- a CDS encoding ComF family protein has translation MGPGLSCCHWIKDIDLIIPVPLHPHRLAERGYNQSEMIAQGIVQWFSQNDRHDYVPVLETEVLRRDRDTPHQIGQGRKERLQNLTGAFKVENIKSIQNKTILLVDDVLTTGATLAESSATLLEAGAKEVYVATVCAVAG, from the coding sequence ATGGGGCCGGGGCTTAGTTGCTGTCATTGGATCAAGGACATCGATCTGATTATCCCCGTTCCGCTTCATCCTCACCGTCTGGCAGAACGGGGTTATAATCAAAGCGAAATGATCGCTCAGGGGATCGTCCAATGGTTTAGTCAAAATGATCGTCATGATTACGTTCCGGTTTTAGAGACTGAAGTCCTTAGGCGAGACCGCGATACCCCCCATCAGATTGGTCAAGGCCGGAAAGAACGGTTGCAAAATCTAACGGGCGCTTTTAAGGTGGAGAACATAAAATCAATTCAAAATAAAACCATTTTATTGGTTGATGACGTTCTGACGACCGGGGCCACCCTGGCCGAAAGCAGTGCGACCTTGCTAGAAGCCGGTGCCAAAGAAGTTTATGTTGCAACTGTTTGTGCGGTTGCCGGATAA
- a CDS encoding double zinc ribbon domain-containing protein, which produces MNLKQFLLTFLENNLFLKNGTCPICGKVLFVTDRFLCRQCEDELPIMINPRCNQCGRPVFETDRNICTPCAKLNLPFAAVTYISIINVQAPNWFKLSNLKTARI; this is translated from the coding sequence ATGAACTTAAAACAATTCCTCCTGACCTTTCTGGAAAACAACCTGTTTCTTAAAAATGGAACCTGCCCGATCTGTGGTAAGGTTCTTTTTGTAACGGACCGCTTTTTATGCCGGCAATGTGAAGATGAATTGCCGATCATGATAAATCCACGCTGTAATCAGTGCGGACGGCCTGTTTTTGAAACCGACCGAAATATTTGTACGCCTTGTGCAAAACTTAATCTTCCCTTTGCGGCGGTTACGTATATCTCAATTATCAACGTTCAGGCCCCAAACTGGTTCAAGTTGTCAAATTTAAAGACCGCCCGCATTTAG
- the recD2 gene encoding SF1B family DNA helicase RecD2, with translation MESIKGTVEHIVFRNSNNGYTVAHFDIDGDLVTVVGNFDELNHGEYLKLTGYWTEHKNYGDQFCMETYAMEIPTSSEGIIRYLASGILPGIGEKTAKAIVARFGEETLDILDNNPERLSEIKGIGKKTLAGIKEIYHEQREVRQIMIQIQDYGISANWAMKLYKTYKFDTISVLLNNPYQMIEDIRGIGFKIADQIANHLGFELNSPGRILAGINYALGECYNRGNTYMTETELIETSSRILGVDEDEINAQLGELVLLGRIIQEEIADQRVYYPRNLYEAEDNTALSMARISQLSYKIADVDIDTKIKNYERDMSITLDNKQREAIAAAMDNGVIVITGGPGTGKTTIINGIVRIFKDLGLKTVLAAPTGRAAKRITETTGNEAKTIHRLLEYEYSQDDDFPSFSKDETNQLEVDAIIVDESSMIDILLMDSLLMAVQPGTRLILVGDADQLPSVGPGNVLKDIIESGAIKVLSLERIYRQSEESMISVNAYEINHGRMPDINNQSDFLFLNKNDGDKLLRDILELVTSRLPIAKGFDSLHDIQVISPMKNGKVGVINLNRELQAVLNPPTETAAQREFGMVIYREGDKVMQIKNNYRIKWEDTFSREEGEGIYNGDIGILESISNREKSFAILFNDGKRVLYDFDQMDEITHAYAMTVHKSQGSEFPVVVMPIVGGPPLFLNRKLLYTAVTRAKKLLILMGNQYVFRQMIKSSAAQERQTALKDRIIAYIKHPMA, from the coding sequence ATGGAAAGTATTAAGGGAACGGTGGAACACATCGTCTTTAGAAATAGCAATAACGGCTACACCGTAGCTCATTTTGACATCGATGGCGATCTGGTTACCGTGGTTGGCAATTTCGACGAATTGAATCATGGTGAATACCTTAAACTGACCGGTTACTGGACCGAACACAAAAACTATGGCGATCAATTTTGCATGGAAACGTATGCGATGGAAATACCCACCTCCAGCGAAGGGATCATCCGCTATTTAGCATCAGGGATTTTACCCGGAATTGGAGAGAAAACGGCCAAAGCGATTGTCGCCCGATTTGGTGAAGAAACCCTGGATATCCTGGATAACAACCCGGAACGCTTGTCGGAAATAAAAGGGATTGGCAAAAAAACTTTGGCTGGCATAAAAGAAATTTATCACGAACAACGGGAAGTCCGGCAGATCATGATTCAGATTCAAGACTATGGGATTTCAGCCAACTGGGCGATGAAACTTTACAAAACCTATAAATTTGACACGATTTCAGTGCTGCTCAATAATCCTTACCAAATGATTGAGGATATCAGAGGGATTGGCTTTAAAATAGCCGATCAGATTGCGAATCATCTGGGTTTTGAACTCAATAGCCCCGGTCGGATTTTGGCCGGAATCAATTATGCTCTTGGCGAATGTTACAATCGCGGTAATACCTATATGACCGAAACCGAACTGATTGAAACCAGCTCCCGGATTTTAGGGGTGGATGAAGACGAAATTAACGCCCAACTGGGGGAACTGGTGTTGCTGGGGCGAATCATTCAGGAAGAAATCGCCGATCAACGGGTGTATTATCCCCGGAATCTTTACGAAGCAGAGGATAATACGGCCCTTTCGATGGCGAGAATCAGCCAGTTAAGTTATAAAATTGCCGATGTTGACATCGATACAAAAATAAAAAACTACGAACGTGATATGTCAATTACGTTGGATAATAAACAACGGGAAGCAATTGCGGCCGCGATGGATAATGGCGTGATTGTGATTACCGGCGGACCGGGAACCGGGAAAACCACCATTATTAATGGAATCGTGCGGATTTTTAAAGATCTGGGGTTAAAAACGGTTTTAGCCGCGCCAACTGGACGGGCGGCCAAACGAATTACCGAGACCACCGGCAATGAGGCAAAAACCATTCATCGTTTGCTGGAATACGAATACAGTCAGGATGACGATTTTCCCAGTTTCAGCAAGGACGAAACCAATCAACTTGAGGTTGATGCCATTATTGTTGATGAATCGTCGATGATTGATATCTTATTGATGGATAGTTTGCTGATGGCCGTGCAACCCGGGACACGACTTATTTTGGTTGGCGATGCCGATCAGTTGCCGTCGGTGGGGCCGGGCAATGTTTTAAAAGACATCATCGAAAGTGGTGCTATTAAGGTGTTAAGTCTGGAGCGCATTTATCGCCAATCCGAGGAAAGCATGATTTCGGTTAACGCCTATGAAATTAACCACGGACGGATGCCGGATATTAATAACCAGAGTGACTTTTTGTTTCTTAATAAAAACGACGGGGATAAATTGCTCCGGGATATTCTCGAGTTGGTGACCAGCCGGTTGCCGATCGCCAAAGGATTTGACAGCTTACATGACATTCAGGTGATTTCGCCGATGAAAAACGGAAAAGTTGGGGTGATCAACCTCAATCGCGAGTTGCAAGCGGTGTTAAACCCGCCCACCGAGACCGCCGCCCAACGTGAGTTTGGAATGGTGATTTATCGGGAGGGCGATAAGGTGATGCAGATTAAAAATAACTATCGGATAAAATGGGAAGATACTTTTAGCAGAGAAGAAGGCGAGGGGATTTATAACGGTGATATCGGGATTCTGGAAAGTATCAGCAATCGGGAAAAATCGTTTGCGATTTTATTTAATGACGGCAAACGGGTGCTCTACGACTTTGACCAGATGGATGAAATAACCCACGCGTATGCAATGACGGTGCATAAAAGCCAGGGCAGTGAGTTTCCCGTGGTGGTAATGCCGATCGTTGGCGGCCCGCCGCTGTTTCTTAATCGCAAACTGTTATATACTGCGGTGACGCGGGCTAAAAAACTGCTGATCCTGATGGGCAACCAATACGTCTTTCGTCAGATGATCAAATCGTCAGCGGCTCAGGAGCGCCAAACCGCTCTCAAAGACCGGATTATCGCCTATATCAAACACCCGATGGCGTAA
- a CDS encoding NADH-dependent [FeFe] hydrogenase, group A6: protein MKEITFKINGQEMIVPEGTTILEAARMNNIDIPTLCYLKDINEIGACRMCLVEIAGARALQAACVYPVANGIEVLTNSPKVREARRVNLELILSNHNRECTTCIRSENCELQTLATDLGVSDIPFEGEKSGKLIDDLSTSVVRDESKCILCKRCVSVCRDVQSVAVLGTVGRGFTSQVQPVFNKSLADVGCINCGQCIINCPVGALKEKSDIQRVWDAIADPSKTVIVQTAPAVRAALGEEFGYPMGTSVTGKMAAALRRLGFDKVFDTDFGADVCIMEEGTELIGRVTNGGVLPMITSCSPGWIKFIETYYPEAIPHLSSCKSPQNITGALLKNHYAQTNNIDPKDMVVVSIMPCTAKKYEVQREELCTDGNADVDISITTRELARMIKEARILFNKLPDEDFDDYYGESTGAAVIFGATGGVMEAAVRTVADVLNKKDIQEIDYQIVRGVDGIKKASVEVTPDLTVNLVVAHGGANIREVMEQLKAGELADTHFIELMACPGGCVNGGGQPIVSAKDKMDIDIRTERAKALYDEDANVLTYRKSHQNPSVIRLYEEYLEEPNSPKAHHILHTKYSAKPKLV from the coding sequence ATGAAAGAAATTACTTTTAAAATAAACGGACAAGAAATGATCGTTCCGGAAGGAACCACCATTTTAGAAGCTGCCAGAATGAACAACATCGATATCCCCACCCTTTGCTATTTAAAAGATATTAATGAAATCGGGGCATGTCGGATGTGTTTGGTTGAAATTGCCGGTGCCAGAGCCTTACAGGCAGCTTGTGTTTACCCAGTTGCCAATGGCATCGAAGTATTGACAAACTCACCCAAAGTAAGAGAAGCGAGACGTGTGAATCTTGAATTGATTCTTTCAAATCATAACCGCGAATGTACGACCTGTATTCGGAGCGAAAATTGTGAATTACAGACATTAGCGACTGATTTAGGGGTATCTGATATTCCTTTCGAAGGTGAAAAATCCGGAAAATTGATTGATGATTTATCAACATCAGTGGTTCGGGACGAAAGCAAATGTATTCTTTGCAAGCGTTGTGTATCAGTTTGTCGTGACGTCCAAAGTGTTGCCGTTCTGGGTACGGTTGGCCGTGGTTTTACATCGCAGGTTCAACCGGTCTTTAATAAATCATTGGCCGATGTTGGCTGTATCAACTGTGGTCAATGTATCATTAATTGTCCGGTTGGTGCATTAAAAGAAAAATCGGATATTCAACGGGTTTGGGATGCGATTGCTGATCCATCAAAAACGGTTATTGTTCAAACGGCACCAGCGGTTCGGGCTGCTTTAGGTGAAGAATTTGGATACCCAATGGGAACCTCGGTAACCGGAAAAATGGCAGCGGCTTTAAGAAGACTGGGCTTTGATAAAGTGTTTGACACTGATTTTGGGGCTGATGTTTGTATCATGGAAGAGGGTACAGAACTGATCGGTCGTGTTACTAATGGTGGAGTGCTGCCAATGATTACATCCTGTTCACCAGGTTGGATCAAATTTATCGAAACGTATTACCCCGAAGCAATTCCGCATTTGTCAAGCTGTAAGTCACCTCAAAACATTACCGGGGCACTGTTAAAAAATCATTATGCTCAAACAAATAATATTGATCCTAAAGATATGGTTGTTGTTTCAATCATGCCTTGTACAGCTAAAAAATATGAAGTTCAACGTGAAGAACTGTGTACCGATGGTAACGCCGATGTCGATATCTCGATCACAACTCGCGAACTGGCACGCATGATCAAAGAAGCGCGGATTCTGTTTAATAAATTACCGGATGAAGATTTTGACGATTATTATGGCGAATCTACTGGTGCCGCCGTTATTTTCGGAGCTACCGGCGGAGTTATGGAAGCAGCTGTTCGAACCGTTGCCGATGTGCTGAATAAAAAAGATATTCAGGAAATCGACTATCAAATTGTTCGTGGCGTTGACGGCATTAAAAAAGCCAGCGTTGAAGTGACCCCCGACTTAACCGTTAATCTGGTTGTTGCTCATGGTGGGGCCAATATCCGCGAAGTCATGGAACAATTAAAAGCCGGTGAATTGGCCGATACCCATTTTATCGAATTAATGGCTTGTCCCGGTGGTTGTGTCAACGGTGGTGGTCAGCCAATCGTTTCCGCTAAAGATAAAATGGACATCGATATTCGGACTGAAAGAGCGAAAGCCCTTTATGATGAAGATGCCAATGTCCTAACCTATCGTAAATCACATCAGAATCCTTCCGTTATTCGTCTGTATGAAGAATATCTGGAAGAACCAAATAGCCCTAAGGCACATCATATTTTACATACAAAATATTCAGCCAAACCAAAATTGGTTTAG
- the nuoF gene encoding NADH-quinone oxidoreductase subunit NuoF: protein MAYKRSQILICGGTGCTSSGSMVLVKELKKELVKHDILDEVEVVTTGCFGLCELGPVVIVYPEGTFYSRVEAADIPEMVEEHLVKGRPLDRLIYNEKGDGHHPLSINELGFFKKQRRIALANCGVINPENIDEYIGFDGYLALEKVLLTMSPVDVINEVKASGLRGRGGGGFPTGLKWQFAHDAVSEDGIKYVACNADEGDPGAFMDRSVLEGDPHAVIEAMAIAGYAVGASKGYVYVRAEYPIAVNRLQIAIDQAKEYGILGENIFETDFSFDLEIRLGAGAFVCGEETALMNSIEGKRGEPRPRPPFPANKGLFGKPTVLNNVETYANIPKIILNGAEWFASVGTEKSKGTKVFALGGKINNTGLLEIPMGTTLREIIYEIGGGIPNGKAFKAAQTGGPSGGCLPESLLDTEIDYDNLIAAGSMMGSGGLIVMDEDNCMVDVARFFLDFTQDESCGKCPPCRIGTKRMLEILERICDGKGVEGDIERLEELAVGIKSSALCGLGQTAPNPVLSTIRFFRDEYEAHIRDKKCPAGVCKHLLDFKINADTCKGCGICAKKCPADAISGEKKKPYNIDTSKCIKCGACIEACPFGSISKA from the coding sequence ATGGCATATAAACGTTCGCAGATACTGATTTGTGGAGGCACAGGATGTACTTCCTCTGGTTCCATGGTATTGGTAAAAGAATTAAAAAAAGAACTTGTTAAACATGATATCCTAGACGAAGTTGAAGTTGTTACAACTGGTTGTTTTGGTTTGTGTGAACTGGGACCGGTTGTTATCGTTTATCCGGAAGGGACATTTTACAGTCGGGTTGAAGCAGCTGATATTCCCGAAATGGTTGAAGAACATCTGGTTAAAGGTCGTCCGCTGGATAGACTTATTTATAATGAAAAAGGTGATGGACATCATCCCCTGTCAATTAACGAATTAGGCTTTTTCAAAAAACAAAGACGAATTGCCTTAGCAAACTGTGGGGTTATTAATCCCGAAAACATCGATGAATACATTGGTTTTGACGGTTATCTGGCCCTGGAAAAAGTACTATTAACGATGTCACCGGTTGATGTTATTAACGAAGTTAAAGCATCTGGTTTACGTGGCCGTGGTGGCGGAGGTTTCCCAACCGGTCTTAAATGGCAATTTGCTCATGATGCAGTATCCGAAGATGGGATAAAATATGTCGCTTGTAATGCTGATGAAGGTGACCCGGGGGCATTTATGGACCGGTCAGTATTAGAAGGTGATCCACATGCTGTAATCGAAGCCATGGCGATTGCCGGTTATGCTGTTGGCGCATCAAAAGGGTATGTGTATGTTCGAGCTGAATATCCAATCGCTGTTAACCGACTGCAAATTGCTATCGATCAGGCTAAAGAATATGGTATTTTAGGCGAAAATATTTTTGAAACCGATTTTTCTTTTGACCTTGAAATTCGTTTAGGGGCTGGTGCCTTTGTTTGTGGTGAAGAAACCGCACTGATGAATTCAATTGAAGGTAAACGTGGTGAACCGCGTCCGCGTCCACCATTCCCGGCCAATAAAGGTTTGTTTGGAAAACCAACCGTTTTAAATAATGTTGAAACGTATGCCAATATTCCCAAGATTATTTTAAATGGTGCTGAATGGTTTGCCTCGGTGGGAACTGAAAAATCAAAAGGCACAAAAGTATTTGCTTTAGGTGGAAAAATTAACAATACCGGTTTATTGGAAATTCCGATGGGGACAACCCTGCGCGAAATTATCTATGAAATCGGTGGCGGGATTCCGAACGGTAAAGCCTTTAAAGCGGCTCAAACAGGCGGCCCTTCAGGCGGATGTTTACCGGAATCATTACTGGATACCGAAATTGATTATGATAACCTGATCGCAGCCGGTTCAATGATGGGTTCTGGTGGTTTGATCGTTATGGATGAAGACAACTGTATGGTCGATGTTGCTCGTTTCTTCTTAGATTTCACGCAGGATGAATCGTGTGGTAAATGTCCACCATGTCGAATCGGAACCAAAAGAATGCTTGAAATTCTGGAACGAATTTGCGATGGAAAAGGCGTTGAAGGCGATATCGAACGATTGGAAGAATTAGCCGTTGGGATTAAATCATCAGCTCTTTGTGGATTGGGACAAACTGCTCCAAATCCAGTTCTTTCAACAATCCGCTTCTTTAGAGATGAATATGAAGCCCATATCCGCGACAAAAAATGTCCAGCAGGCGTCTGTAAACATTTATTAGACTTCAAAATTAATGCTGATACCTGTAAAGGGTGCGGAATCTGCGCGAAAAAATGTCCTGCAGATGCTATTTCCGGCGAAAAGAAGAAGCCATATAATATTGATACGTCAAAATGTATAAAATGTGGTGCCTGTATTGAAGCCTGTCCATTTGGCTCCATTTCCAAGGCTTGA
- a CDS encoding (2Fe-2S) ferredoxin domain-containing protein, translating to MAKSLAELKAIREKKLNEINLRHGKNGYRVVVGMATCGIAAGARPVMVKLMEEVEAKGLSDVTVAQTGCIGSCRLEPIVEVYDANNEKVTYVHMTPEKVTKVVDEHLAQGKVVDEYTMTIVDGKVIDPTVKG from the coding sequence ATGGCAAAGTCATTAGCTGAACTAAAAGCGATTCGTGAAAAAAAATTAAATGAAATAAATTTACGACATGGCAAAAATGGCTACCGTGTCGTAGTCGGAATGGCTACCTGTGGGATCGCTGCGGGAGCACGACCAGTCATGGTTAAATTGATGGAAGAAGTTGAAGCAAAAGGTTTATCAGATGTAACAGTTGCTCAAACCGGCTGTATCGGATCTTGCCGATTAGAACCAATTGTCGAAGTTTATGATGCCAATAATGAAAAAGTAACCTATGTTCATATGACACCGGAAAAAGTTACTAAAGTTGTCGATGAACACTTGGCTCAAGGTAAAGTGGTTGATGAATATACCATGACCATTGTCGATGGTAAAGTTATCGATCCGACGGTTAAGGGTTAA
- a CDS encoding ATP-binding protein, with protein sequence MKELSLHILDITQNSIRAKAKLVKLTIFESRDNNELTIIIEDDGCGIPADMLLTITDPFVTTRTTRKVGLGLSLFKAAAEACNGYFEITSTPGVGTKVVGSFERDHIDRVPLGNMADTILTMVMSFGATDLIYEHTIDKQQFIFDTREIKETLEVESLNEPDILNWIRGFVKEGLEEIMEEDIYGKVIS encoded by the coding sequence ATGAAAGAACTGTCCCTTCATATCTTGGATATTACTCAGAATTCGATTCGAGCAAAGGCCAAGCTGGTCAAGTTAACGATTTTTGAATCCCGGGATAATAATGAACTGACCATTATCATTGAAGATGATGGCTGCGGAATTCCGGCGGATATGCTTTTAACAATCACCGATCCTTTTGTGACAACGCGTACAACAAGGAAAGTTGGCTTGGGTTTATCCCTATTCAAAGCTGCCGCAGAAGCCTGCAACGGATATTTTGAAATAACCTCAACGCCCGGAGTTGGAACAAAGGTGGTTGGAAGTTTTGAACGCGATCATATTGACCGGGTCCCGCTGGGGAATATGGCGGATACGATTCTAACCATGGTAATGTCTTTTGGAGCGACAGATCTAATTTATGAACACACGATTGATAAGCAACAATTTATTTTTGATACACGCGAAATTAAAGAGACCTTAGAAGTTGAGTCTTTAAACGAGCCGGATATCCTTAATTGGATCAGAGGGTTCGTCAAAGAAGGTCTTGAAGAAATAATGGAGGAAGATATTTATGGCAAAGTCATTAGCTGA
- a CDS encoding NADH-quinone oxidoreductase subunit NuoE family protein, which yields MAELIPVENLDVVKAIVAEHREVPGCLMQILQETQLKYGYLPLELQGTIADELGIPLTEVYGVATFYSQFTLKPKGKYKIGICLGTACYVRGSQAIIDKVNSVLGTQVGDTTEDGKWSVDATRCVGACGLAPVMMINEEVFGRLTVDEIPGILEKY from the coding sequence TTGGCTGAATTAATACCAGTTGAAAATTTGGACGTAGTAAAGGCAATAGTCGCTGAACACAGAGAAGTACCAGGTTGTTTAATGCAAATTTTGCAGGAAACACAACTCAAGTATGGCTACTTACCACTTGAACTACAAGGAACCATTGCAGATGAGTTGGGGATTCCTCTGACCGAAGTCTACGGTGTTGCAACGTTTTATTCTCAATTTACACTTAAACCTAAAGGAAAATACAAAATTGGAATTTGTCTGGGAACGGCTTGTTATGTCAGAGGCTCGCAAGCAATTATAGACAAAGTCAACAGTGTTTTAGGCACTCAAGTTGGCGATACAACGGAAGATGGAAAATGGTCAGTTGACGCAACCCGTTGCGTTGGTGCCTGTGGTTTAGCTCCTGTCATGATGATTAATGAAGAAGTATTTGGACGTTTGACGGTTGATGAAATTCCAGGAATTCTCGAAAAATACTAA
- a CDS encoding PHP domain-containing protein: MDKVAIDLHVHSILSPCGEEEMTPNNIVNMALIKELDFIAVTDHNSAKNLPAVMAVAKELGGGLCVLPGIEVTTKEEAHVLAYLPTLAAAMALDQIIYDHLPEVMNEKELFGPQYIMDENDKVIGEVDKLLISATDIGVNQLWEMITNLGGVMVPAHIDRNSYSLIASLGFIPLDLDIKTCEISKKETVESVLKKFRFFKDYQFIHGSDAHQLEDIAEREYFLELPDMQRQTLINYLG; encoded by the coding sequence ATGGATAAGGTTGCCATTGATCTGCATGTTCATTCAATCTTGTCTCCGTGTGGAGAAGAGGAAATGACACCCAATAACATTGTCAATATGGCCCTCATTAAAGAACTGGATTTTATTGCTGTCACCGATCATAATTCGGCCAAAAATTTACCCGCTGTTATGGCAGTGGCAAAAGAACTGGGAGGAGGTCTTTGTGTCCTGCCCGGGATAGAAGTGACAACCAAAGAAGAAGCACATGTTTTGGCATATTTGCCAACTTTGGCAGCGGCGATGGCCTTAGATCAAATCATTTATGATCATTTGCCGGAGGTAATGAATGAAAAAGAGTTATTTGGTCCGCAGTATATCATGGATGAAAATGACAAAGTCATTGGCGAAGTTGACAAACTGTTGATTTCGGCAACGGATATTGGCGTGAATCAGCTATGGGAAATGATTACAAACCTTGGCGGCGTCATGGTTCCGGCCCATATCGATCGAAATTCTTACAGCTTGATTGCCTCACTAGGTTTTATCCCGCTGGATTTGGATATTAAGACGTGTGAGATTTCCAAAAAAGAGACGGTCGAGAGCGTATTAAAAAAATTTCGGTTTTTTAAAGATTATCAGTTTATTCATGGTTCGGATGCCCATCAATTGGAAGATATTGCCGAACGGGAATATTTTTTAGAACTTCCGGATATGCAACGTCAAACGCTGATAAATTATCTGGGATAA